In a genomic window of Larus michahellis chromosome 3, bLarMic1.1, whole genome shotgun sequence:
- the VGLL2 gene encoding transcription cofactor vestigial-like protein 2 isoform X3, whose protein sequence is MSCLDVMYPVYGPPQPYFAAAYSPYHQKLAFYSKMQEAPESGSSAGASSSFPSHPAASIKEEDCSPEKERPPEAEYINSRCVLFTYFQGDISAVVDEHFSRALSQPSSFSLGSAKAARNAGSWRDGSFPMSQRSFPPSFWNSTYQPSSVPATLSSPLAAAAHSELPFAAAAADPYAPASLHGHLHQGGPEPWHHAHHHHHHHHHHPYIGTQSTAYPRPAAMHEVYGPHFDPRYGSLLVPTASVRPHRLTPASVPTPVSPPCELGKSEAGAAAAWTTPGPFPNAAGDMAQSLGLNVDAARRYSFCGGSLLS, encoded by the exons ATGAGCTGTTTGGATGTTATGTACCCAGTCTACGGTCCCCCCCAGCCCTACTTCGCAGCAGCCTACAGCCCCTACCACCAG aAACTCGCCTTTTACTCCAAAATGCAAGAGGCCCCGGAGAGCGGCAGCAGCGCCGGCgccagcagctccttccccagccacccCGCGGCCAGCATCAAGGAGGAGGACTGCAGCCCCGAGAAGGAGCGACCCCCCGAGGCCGAGTACATCAACTCCCGCTGCGTCCTCTTCACCTACTTCCAGGGGGACATCAGCGCCGTGGTGGACGAGCACTTCAGCCGGGCGCTCAGCCAGCCCAGCAGCTTCTCGCTCGGCAGCGCCAAGGCGGCGCGGAACGCCGGCTCCTGGCGGG ACGGCTCCTTCCCGATGAGCCAGCGCAGCTTCCCGCCGTCCTTCTGGAACAGCACGTACCAGCCCTCCTCGGTCCCCGCCACCCTCAGCAGCCCCCTGGCAGCTGCCGCCCACAGTGAGCTGcccttcgccgccgccgccgccgaccctTACGCGCCCGCCTCACTGCACGGCCACCTGCACCAGGGCGGCCCCGAGCCCTGGCACcatgcccaccaccaccaccaccaccaccaccaccacccttaCATCGGGACACAGAGCACCGCCtacccccgccccgccgccatgcACGAGGTCTACGGGCCCCACTTCGACCCCCGCTACGGCTCGCTCCTGGTGCCCACCGCCTCCGTCCGCCCTCACCGCCTCACCCCCGCCTCCGTGCCCACCCCGGTCAGCCCCCCCTGCGAACTGGGGAAGAGTGAGGCGGGCGCCGCCGCGGCCTGGACGACGCCGGGACCCTTCCCCAATGCAGCAGGGGACATGGCACAGAGCCTCGGCCTCAATGTGGACGCAG CTCGCCGTTACTCCTTCTGTGGTGGATCCCTTCTGAGCTGA
- the VGLL2 gene encoding transcription cofactor vestigial-like protein 2 isoform X5, with amino-acid sequence MQEAPESGSSAGASSSFPSHPAASIKEEDCSPEKERPPEAEYINSRCVLFTYFQGDISAVVDEHFSRALSQPSSFSLGSAKAARNAGSWRDGSFPMSQRSFPPSFWNSTYQPSSVPATLSSPLAAAAHSELPFAAAAADPYAPASLHGHLHQGGPEPWHHAHHHHHHHHHHPYIGTQSTAYPRPAAMHEVYGPHFDPRYGSLLVPTASVRPHRLTPASVPTPVSPPCELGKSEAGAAAAWTTPGPFPNAAGDMAQSLGLNVDAARRYSFCGGSLLS; translated from the exons ATGCAAGAGGCCCCGGAGAGCGGCAGCAGCGCCGGCgccagcagctccttccccagccacccCGCGGCCAGCATCAAGGAGGAGGACTGCAGCCCCGAGAAGGAGCGACCCCCCGAGGCCGAGTACATCAACTCCCGCTGCGTCCTCTTCACCTACTTCCAGGGGGACATCAGCGCCGTGGTGGACGAGCACTTCAGCCGGGCGCTCAGCCAGCCCAGCAGCTTCTCGCTCGGCAGCGCCAAGGCGGCGCGGAACGCCGGCTCCTGGCGGG ACGGCTCCTTCCCGATGAGCCAGCGCAGCTTCCCGCCGTCCTTCTGGAACAGCACGTACCAGCCCTCCTCGGTCCCCGCCACCCTCAGCAGCCCCCTGGCAGCTGCCGCCCACAGTGAGCTGcccttcgccgccgccgccgccgaccctTACGCGCCCGCCTCACTGCACGGCCACCTGCACCAGGGCGGCCCCGAGCCCTGGCACcatgcccaccaccaccaccaccaccaccaccaccacccttaCATCGGGACACAGAGCACCGCCtacccccgccccgccgccatgcACGAGGTCTACGGGCCCCACTTCGACCCCCGCTACGGCTCGCTCCTGGTGCCCACCGCCTCCGTCCGCCCTCACCGCCTCACCCCCGCCTCCGTGCCCACCCCGGTCAGCCCCCCCTGCGAACTGGGGAAGAGTGAGGCGGGCGCCGCCGCGGCCTGGACGACGCCGGGACCCTTCCCCAATGCAGCAGGGGACATGGCACAGAGCCTCGGCCTCAATGTGGACGCAG CTCGCCGTTACTCCTTCTGTGGTGGATCCCTTCTGAGCTGA
- the VGLL2 gene encoding transcription cofactor vestigial-like protein 2 isoform X2 yields the protein MSCLDVMYPVYGPPQPYFAAAYSPYHQKLAFYSKMQEAPESGSSAGASSSFPSHPAASIKEEDCSPEKERPPEAEYINSRCVLFTYFQGDISAVVDEHFSRALSQPSSFSLGSAKAARNAGSWRDGSFPMSQRSFPPSFWNSTYQPSSVPATLSSPLAAAAHSELPFAAAAADPYAPASLHGHLHQGGPEPWHHAHHHHHHHHHHPYIGTQSTAYPRPAAMHEVYGPHFDPRYGSLLVPTASVRPHRLTPASVPTPVSPPCELGKSEAGAAAAWTTPGPFPNAAGDMAQSLGLNVDAGLQPQDKSKDLYWF from the exons ATGAGCTGTTTGGATGTTATGTACCCAGTCTACGGTCCCCCCCAGCCCTACTTCGCAGCAGCCTACAGCCCCTACCACCAG aAACTCGCCTTTTACTCCAAAATGCAAGAGGCCCCGGAGAGCGGCAGCAGCGCCGGCgccagcagctccttccccagccacccCGCGGCCAGCATCAAGGAGGAGGACTGCAGCCCCGAGAAGGAGCGACCCCCCGAGGCCGAGTACATCAACTCCCGCTGCGTCCTCTTCACCTACTTCCAGGGGGACATCAGCGCCGTGGTGGACGAGCACTTCAGCCGGGCGCTCAGCCAGCCCAGCAGCTTCTCGCTCGGCAGCGCCAAGGCGGCGCGGAACGCCGGCTCCTGGCGGG ACGGCTCCTTCCCGATGAGCCAGCGCAGCTTCCCGCCGTCCTTCTGGAACAGCACGTACCAGCCCTCCTCGGTCCCCGCCACCCTCAGCAGCCCCCTGGCAGCTGCCGCCCACAGTGAGCTGcccttcgccgccgccgccgccgaccctTACGCGCCCGCCTCACTGCACGGCCACCTGCACCAGGGCGGCCCCGAGCCCTGGCACcatgcccaccaccaccaccaccaccaccaccaccacccttaCATCGGGACACAGAGCACCGCCtacccccgccccgccgccatgcACGAGGTCTACGGGCCCCACTTCGACCCCCGCTACGGCTCGCTCCTGGTGCCCACCGCCTCCGTCCGCCCTCACCGCCTCACCCCCGCCTCCGTGCCCACCCCGGTCAGCCCCCCCTGCGAACTGGGGAAGAGTGAGGCGGGCGCCGCCGCGGCCTGGACGACGCCGGGACCCTTCCCCAATGCAGCAGGGGACATGGCACAGAGCCTCGGCCTCAATGTGGACGCAG GTTTGCAGCCTCAGGATAAAAGCAAGGATCTATACTGGTTTTAG
- the VGLL2 gene encoding transcription cofactor vestigial-like protein 2 isoform X1 yields the protein MAVWGLTKRKKGKGEGEGKGWGGEDLGACDGERSRTASHLGAGLGRKLAFYSKMQEAPESGSSAGASSSFPSHPAASIKEEDCSPEKERPPEAEYINSRCVLFTYFQGDISAVVDEHFSRALSQPSSFSLGSAKAARNAGSWRDGSFPMSQRSFPPSFWNSTYQPSSVPATLSSPLAAAAHSELPFAAAAADPYAPASLHGHLHQGGPEPWHHAHHHHHHHHHHPYIGTQSTAYPRPAAMHEVYGPHFDPRYGSLLVPTASVRPHRLTPASVPTPVSPPCELGKSEAGAAAAWTTPGPFPNAAGDMAQSLGLNVDAGLQPQDKSKDLYWF from the exons ATGGCCGTCTGGGGCCttaccaaaaggaaaaagggaaaaggagaaggggaggggaaagggtgggggggagaagaTCTGGGAGCCTGCGATGGTGAGCGGAGCAGAACCGCATCCCACCTTGGCGCGGGGCTCGGCAGG aAACTCGCCTTTTACTCCAAAATGCAAGAGGCCCCGGAGAGCGGCAGCAGCGCCGGCgccagcagctccttccccagccacccCGCGGCCAGCATCAAGGAGGAGGACTGCAGCCCCGAGAAGGAGCGACCCCCCGAGGCCGAGTACATCAACTCCCGCTGCGTCCTCTTCACCTACTTCCAGGGGGACATCAGCGCCGTGGTGGACGAGCACTTCAGCCGGGCGCTCAGCCAGCCCAGCAGCTTCTCGCTCGGCAGCGCCAAGGCGGCGCGGAACGCCGGCTCCTGGCGGG ACGGCTCCTTCCCGATGAGCCAGCGCAGCTTCCCGCCGTCCTTCTGGAACAGCACGTACCAGCCCTCCTCGGTCCCCGCCACCCTCAGCAGCCCCCTGGCAGCTGCCGCCCACAGTGAGCTGcccttcgccgccgccgccgccgaccctTACGCGCCCGCCTCACTGCACGGCCACCTGCACCAGGGCGGCCCCGAGCCCTGGCACcatgcccaccaccaccaccaccaccaccaccaccacccttaCATCGGGACACAGAGCACCGCCtacccccgccccgccgccatgcACGAGGTCTACGGGCCCCACTTCGACCCCCGCTACGGCTCGCTCCTGGTGCCCACCGCCTCCGTCCGCCCTCACCGCCTCACCCCCGCCTCCGTGCCCACCCCGGTCAGCCCCCCCTGCGAACTGGGGAAGAGTGAGGCGGGCGCCGCCGCGGCCTGGACGACGCCGGGACCCTTCCCCAATGCAGCAGGGGACATGGCACAGAGCCTCGGCCTCAATGTGGACGCAG GTTTGCAGCCTCAGGATAAAAGCAAGGATCTATACTGGTTTTAG
- the VGLL2 gene encoding transcription cofactor vestigial-like protein 2 isoform X4 encodes MQEAPESGSSAGASSSFPSHPAASIKEEDCSPEKERPPEAEYINSRCVLFTYFQGDISAVVDEHFSRALSQPSSFSLGSAKAARNAGSWRDGSFPMSQRSFPPSFWNSTYQPSSVPATLSSPLAAAAHSELPFAAAAADPYAPASLHGHLHQGGPEPWHHAHHHHHHHHHHPYIGTQSTAYPRPAAMHEVYGPHFDPRYGSLLVPTASVRPHRLTPASVPTPVSPPCELGKSEAGAAAAWTTPGPFPNAAGDMAQSLGLNVDAGLQPQDKSKDLYWF; translated from the exons ATGCAAGAGGCCCCGGAGAGCGGCAGCAGCGCCGGCgccagcagctccttccccagccacccCGCGGCCAGCATCAAGGAGGAGGACTGCAGCCCCGAGAAGGAGCGACCCCCCGAGGCCGAGTACATCAACTCCCGCTGCGTCCTCTTCACCTACTTCCAGGGGGACATCAGCGCCGTGGTGGACGAGCACTTCAGCCGGGCGCTCAGCCAGCCCAGCAGCTTCTCGCTCGGCAGCGCCAAGGCGGCGCGGAACGCCGGCTCCTGGCGGG ACGGCTCCTTCCCGATGAGCCAGCGCAGCTTCCCGCCGTCCTTCTGGAACAGCACGTACCAGCCCTCCTCGGTCCCCGCCACCCTCAGCAGCCCCCTGGCAGCTGCCGCCCACAGTGAGCTGcccttcgccgccgccgccgccgaccctTACGCGCCCGCCTCACTGCACGGCCACCTGCACCAGGGCGGCCCCGAGCCCTGGCACcatgcccaccaccaccaccaccaccaccaccaccacccttaCATCGGGACACAGAGCACCGCCtacccccgccccgccgccatgcACGAGGTCTACGGGCCCCACTTCGACCCCCGCTACGGCTCGCTCCTGGTGCCCACCGCCTCCGTCCGCCCTCACCGCCTCACCCCCGCCTCCGTGCCCACCCCGGTCAGCCCCCCCTGCGAACTGGGGAAGAGTGAGGCGGGCGCCGCCGCGGCCTGGACGACGCCGGGACCCTTCCCCAATGCAGCAGGGGACATGGCACAGAGCCTCGGCCTCAATGTGGACGCAG GTTTGCAGCCTCAGGATAAAAGCAAGGATCTATACTGGTTTTAG